One genomic region from Halosolutus amylolyticus encodes:
- a CDS encoding 3-hydroxyacyl-CoA dehydrogenase, whose product MTVESIQNVTVIGAGTMGHGIAEITAMAGYSVTLQDVDSDALAEGYRRIEWSLDKLAENGVIESVDTVAGRIDTETETASAVKNADVVIEAVSEDLELKRTIFEDIDGHASTDAILASNTSSLSVSKIASEISRPERAVGLHFFNPPVKMDLVEVIYGAKTSDQTVDRALSFVNSLDKKPIEVQKDVFGFVVNNILHGFIDEPAWMVSRGEATIPEADAAMVHCRNYPMGPFELADLSGIDIAYDVRQAGDIPIPPVMQERVDAGEYGRKAGVGYYDYENGDGPMYEQGDGVTFDTLHVEACMANKAAELLEQDVTTVEDIDTGMQLGAGFPVGICERADEIGLGTIVQKLSTFHEKYGESRYEPAEYLVQLVEEGHAGVAAGAGFYEYDTE is encoded by the coding sequence ATGACGGTCGAAAGCATCCAGAACGTCACAGTCATTGGTGCCGGGACAATGGGCCACGGTATCGCGGAGATCACCGCGATGGCTGGATACTCGGTCACACTCCAGGACGTTGATTCGGACGCGCTCGCCGAAGGGTACCGACGTATCGAATGGAGTCTCGACAAGTTGGCGGAAAATGGAGTTATCGAGTCAGTAGATACGGTTGCCGGTCGTATCGACACGGAGACCGAAACAGCATCCGCAGTAAAAAACGCGGACGTCGTCATCGAAGCAGTCTCTGAGGATCTGGAGCTGAAGCGAACAATCTTCGAGGATATTGACGGCCACGCATCGACAGATGCCATTCTCGCGTCGAACACCTCGAGTCTCTCCGTGTCGAAGATAGCGAGCGAAATATCGCGACCGGAACGAGCGGTCGGTCTCCACTTCTTCAATCCGCCAGTGAAGATGGATCTCGTCGAGGTCATCTACGGTGCGAAAACGAGTGACCAGACAGTCGACAGGGCACTTTCGTTCGTCAACTCGCTCGACAAGAAGCCGATCGAGGTTCAAAAGGACGTATTCGGGTTCGTCGTAAACAACATACTGCACGGGTTCATCGACGAACCTGCGTGGATGGTTTCGCGTGGTGAGGCCACGATACCTGAAGCTGATGCTGCAATGGTACACTGTCGGAACTACCCGATGGGACCGTTCGAACTCGCCGATCTGTCCGGCATCGACATTGCATACGATGTTCGACAGGCGGGAGACATCCCGATACCACCAGTTATGCAAGAACGGGTTGACGCCGGCGAGTACGGCCGCAAGGCAGGCGTCGGGTACTACGATTACGAGAACGGTGACGGCCCGATGTATGAGCAGGGCGATGGCGTCACGTTCGATACGCTCCATGTCGAAGCCTGTATGGCCAACAAAGCTGCCGAACTACTTGAACAGGACGTCACCACTGTCGAAGATATAGATACAGGGATGCAACTGGGCGCAGGCTTTCCGGTTGGAATCTGTGAACGTGCTGATGAAATCGGCTTGGGGACGATCGTACAGAAGCTCTCTACGTTCCACGAAAAATACGGTGAAAGCCGCTACGAACCCGCCGAATACCTCGTCCAGTTGGTTGAGGAGGGTCATGCGGGGGTAGCAGCTGGAGCCGGATTCTACGAATACGATACCGAGTAA
- a CDS encoding HpcH/HpaI aldolase/citrate lyase family protein, with the protein MKPVRSLLYVPANNSEWVASAPTKYEADAIIYDLEDAVPPEEKAHARNVLSEALPDAASEDTVFAVRVNPPDTTEFDADIDAIVREEVDVIVVPKLSTVENVDRIAHVIDYLETIRGLETPIQIALLPETAWGFTRTEELCEATDRVSALIGASSRGGDIERALGFEWTKGADERRFFLSKLLMEGRAAGLNQFIAGPWLDVADTDGLTAEAEMVKQYGYTGFQVVHPDHVPIVNNVFTPSVTEAEEARELLYAFDESDDDGVFQFDGQMVDIAHRKRAAQIVEQAKAFDVL; encoded by the coding sequence CTACGAAGTACGAGGCTGACGCAATCATCTACGACCTCGAAGATGCTGTTCCACCCGAGGAAAAAGCGCACGCTCGAAACGTGCTTTCGGAAGCGTTGCCGGACGCCGCGTCCGAAGACACGGTATTCGCTGTTCGAGTGAATCCGCCGGATACCACCGAGTTCGACGCCGATATCGACGCTATTGTTCGAGAAGAGGTCGATGTGATCGTCGTACCGAAACTGTCTACCGTAGAAAACGTCGATCGGATAGCCCACGTTATCGACTATCTCGAGACGATCCGTGGTCTGGAGACGCCGATACAGATCGCGCTGCTTCCGGAGACAGCGTGGGGTTTTACCCGAACTGAAGAGTTGTGCGAGGCAACCGATAGAGTCAGCGCCCTGATTGGGGCCTCGAGTCGAGGCGGAGATATCGAACGAGCACTGGGTTTCGAATGGACGAAAGGAGCCGACGAACGTCGATTTTTCCTCTCGAAACTGCTGATGGAAGGACGAGCAGCAGGACTCAACCAGTTTATTGCCGGGCCGTGGCTCGACGTAGCGGATACCGACGGACTCACTGCCGAAGCCGAAATGGTCAAACAATACGGGTATACAGGCTTCCAGGTGGTCCATCCGGATCACGTTCCGATCGTAAACAACGTCTTCACACCCAGCGTGACTGAAGCCGAGGAGGCAAGGGAATTACTGTACGCATTCGACGAAAGCGATGACGACGGTGTCTTCCAGTTCGACGGTCAGATGGTAGATATCGCACACCGGAAGCGAGCGGCCCAAATAGTCGAACAGGCCAAAGCGTTCGACGTGTTGTAG